Proteins encoded in a region of the Flavobacterium sp. PMTSA4 genome:
- the pbpC gene encoding penicillin-binding protein 1C — protein sequence MKTKISTFWNKIKVYFKNNPKKCIAVILLLLGYYFSLPRTLFEEPYSTVIESNEGELLAAKIARDGQWRFPAKDSIPDKFKKCIVYFEDEHFYHHSGFNPVAMAKAIQQNRKAGKVVRGGSTLTQQVIRLARKNKKRTYFEKAIEIILSTRFELRCSKEEILNLYAAHAPFGGNVVGLEMASWRYFGVQSHQLSWAETATLAVLPNAPSLIYPGKNQIKLQKKRNALLKKLFDEKVIDKLTYELSIQEPLPQKPYDVPQIAQHLLQKVAKTNEGKRIKTTISYSIQNRANQIAQYYYNQYKQNEVHNLAILVIDVKNRNIVSYVGNSPTDNEHNKDVDIISAPRSTGSILKPFLFASMIDDGELLPNTLVADIPTQISGYTPQNFNNSFDGAVPAQRALARSLNIPAVLMLQEHGVNKFYELLQQFKLRNINKLPDHYGLSLILGGAESNLWDLCRTYSNLTGTLNYFNQSNGKYRSNEFVELNYRNGFKQDFGTSGFQKEILSAGSIYLTYNAMKEVNRPEGDEAWKFYDSALQIAWKTGTSFGNRDAWAIGTNSRYVVGVWVGNANGEGRPELTGVTNAAPILFDVFNLLPRKNWFQAPLNDLESAEVCKQSGYLAQDDCPKMKQLITKVGKKTAICPYHKWVHLDKSEQFRVNSDCESVENMVNKKWFILPPVMEWYYKSQHIDYKTLPPYRYDCQQYQQASMDFIYPKPNSKIYLAKDFYGKIQPVILKIAHSNRESKLFWSLDNQFLGETQTFHEMPIKPETGIHYITVTDEFGNEIKRKIEIINE from the coding sequence ATGAAAACCAAAATCAGTACTTTTTGGAATAAAATAAAAGTTTACTTCAAAAACAATCCTAAGAAATGCATCGCTGTTATTCTTTTGTTGTTGGGTTACTATTTTTCGTTGCCAAGAACACTTTTTGAAGAACCTTATTCAACTGTAATTGAAAGTAACGAAGGCGAATTATTAGCGGCAAAAATTGCTCGTGATGGTCAATGGCGATTTCCTGCAAAAGATAGTATTCCAGATAAGTTTAAAAAATGTATTGTTTATTTTGAAGACGAACATTTTTATCATCATTCTGGGTTTAATCCTGTTGCAATGGCCAAAGCTATTCAGCAAAACAGAAAAGCAGGGAAAGTTGTTCGTGGCGGAAGTACATTAACCCAACAAGTTATTCGTTTGGCAAGAAAAAATAAGAAGCGAACTTATTTTGAAAAAGCTATCGAAATTATTTTGTCAACACGATTTGAACTTCGTTGTTCAAAGGAAGAAATTTTGAATTTATATGCAGCTCATGCACCATTTGGTGGAAATGTAGTAGGTTTAGAAATGGCGTCTTGGCGTTATTTTGGGGTACAATCACATCAATTATCCTGGGCAGAAACCGCAACTTTAGCAGTTTTACCTAATGCACCAAGTTTAATTTATCCGGGTAAAAATCAAATAAAATTGCAGAAAAAGAGAAATGCGCTTTTAAAGAAATTATTTGATGAAAAAGTTATCGATAAACTAACGTATGAGCTTTCCATTCAAGAACCATTGCCGCAAAAACCATATGATGTTCCGCAGATAGCCCAACATTTATTGCAAAAAGTAGCCAAAACCAATGAAGGGAAACGAATAAAAACTACAATTTCTTATTCAATTCAAAATAGAGCAAATCAAATAGCACAATACTATTACAATCAATACAAACAAAACGAAGTTCATAATTTAGCTATTTTAGTTATTGATGTTAAAAACAGAAATATTGTAAGTTATGTTGGAAATTCGCCAACGGATAATGAACATAATAAAGATGTTGATATTATCAGTGCACCAAGAAGTACGGGAAGTATTTTGAAACCCTTTTTATTTGCTTCTATGATTGATGATGGGGAATTGTTGCCTAATACTTTGGTTGCAGATATACCAACACAAATTTCAGGTTATACACCGCAGAATTTCAATAATTCTTTTGATGGTGCAGTTCCAGCGCAACGTGCTTTGGCACGTTCACTAAATATTCCAGCGGTTTTAATGTTGCAAGAACATGGTGTAAATAAATTCTATGAATTATTGCAACAATTCAAGCTTCGAAACATTAATAAATTGCCCGATCATTATGGCTTATCTTTAATTCTTGGTGGTGCAGAAAGTAATCTTTGGGATTTATGTCGAACTTATTCTAATCTAACAGGAACGTTAAATTATTTCAATCAATCGAATGGGAAATATCGAAGTAATGAATTTGTAGAATTGAATTATAGAAATGGTTTTAAGCAAGATTTCGGAACTTCTGGTTTTCAAAAAGAGATATTAAGTGCTGGTTCTATTTATTTAACTTATAATGCCATGAAAGAAGTTAATCGACCTGAAGGCGATGAAGCATGGAAGTTTTATGATTCGGCTTTGCAGATTGCATGGAAAACTGGAACAAGTTTTGGAAATCGCGATGCTTGGGCAATCGGGACCAATTCAAGATATGTTGTTGGCGTTTGGGTAGGAAATGCCAATGGCGAAGGAAGACCAGAATTGACTGGAGTTACTAATGCTGCGCCAATACTTTTTGATGTTTTTAATTTATTACCTAGAAAAAATTGGTTTCAAGCACCATTAAACGATTTAGAATCTGCCGAAGTATGTAAACAAAGTGGTTATTTAGCACAAGATGATTGTCCGAAAATGAAACAATTAATTACAAAAGTTGGTAAAAAAACAGCCATTTGTCCTTATCATAAATGGGTTCATTTGGACAAATCGGAACAATTTAGAGTAAATAGTGATTGTGAATCAGTAGAAAATATGGTCAATAAAAAATGGTTTATTCTTCCGCCTGTAATGGAATGGTATTATAAATCGCAACATATTGATTATAAAACGTTACCACCATATCGTTATGATTGTCAACAATACCAACAAGCATCGATGGATTTTATTTATCCGAAACCGAATAGTAAAATTTATTTGGCAAAAGATTTTTATGGAAAAATTCAACCTGTTATTCTCAAAATTGCACATTCTAATAGAGAATCAAAATTATTCTGGTCATTAGACAATCAGTTTTTGGGCGAAACACAAACGTTTCATGAAATGCCAATAAAACCCGAAACAGGAATACATTACATCACCGTTACAGATGAATTTGGGAATGAAATCAAACGAAAAATTGAAATTATTAACGAGTAA
- the gldD gene encoding gliding motility lipoprotein GldD gives MKIQFKYISLIIITFLFCSCKDEVLPKPASQLRLDYPMAQYSMYEDNCPFIFDVNDDVDVEEDKNCGFSINYPKMKATIYLTYKPVNGNINKLLRDAQKLTFEHVIKADDILEQPFINQEKKVYGMFYRVNGNAATNAQFYVTDSIHHFVTGSVYFKAKPNFDSIMPATSYVRDDMQHLMESLQWK, from the coding sequence ATGAAGATACAATTTAAATACATTTCGCTGATAATAATTACTTTTCTTTTCTGCAGTTGTAAAGATGAAGTATTGCCAAAACCAGCAAGTCAATTAAGATTGGATTATCCAATGGCTCAATATTCAATGTATGAAGATAATTGTCCATTTATTTTTGATGTTAACGATGATGTTGATGTAGAAGAAGATAAAAATTGTGGTTTTAGCATCAATTATCCTAAAATGAAAGCTACAATTTATTTGACCTATAAACCTGTAAACGGAAATATCAATAAGTTGCTACGCGATGCACAAAAATTAACTTTTGAGCATGTAATTAAAGCGGATGATATTCTAGAGCAACCATTTATAAATCAAGAGAAAAAAGTTTACGGAATGTTTTATAGAGTAAACGGAAACGCCGCTACAAATGCACAATTTTATGTAACTGATAGCATTCATCATTTTGTAACTGGTTCAGTTTATTTTAAAGCAAAACCTAATTTTGATTCAATAATGCCTGCAACAAGTTATGTTCGTGATGACATGCAACACTTAATGGAATCATTACAATGGAAATAA
- the mutY gene encoding A/G-specific adenine glycosylase — MNFSNTLIHWYLQNKRDLPWRNTVNPYQIWLSEIMLQQTRVAQGLPYFLKFIDRFPTVFDLANADEQEVLKLWQGLGYYSRARNLHKTSQIVALNFEGKFPDNYNDLLELKGIGEYTAAAIASFAYNENVPVVDGNVFRVLSRYFNIETDIASSGAKKEFTALAKELLPDGKTNLFNQAIMEFGALQCVPKNPNCENCVLNSSCLALKFKKVSDLPIKLKKTKVQKRFFNYLIFKDAIGNTILQKRTQKGIWHNLYEFSLIETLDETSDLEVMELIERQNFIKNQIENIKLLNPIKINHKLSHQHLSVSFWEVQVEGKIENGIDYKSALNFPFPIVIYNFISKNWK; from the coding sequence ATGAATTTTTCTAACACTTTAATACATTGGTATTTACAAAACAAACGCGATTTGCCATGGAGAAATACGGTTAATCCTTATCAAATTTGGCTGTCAGAAATCATGCTTCAACAAACGCGAGTTGCTCAAGGATTGCCCTATTTTTTAAAATTTATTGATCGTTTTCCAACCGTTTTTGATTTAGCAAATGCTGATGAACAAGAAGTGTTAAAACTTTGGCAAGGATTAGGGTATTATTCCAGAGCAAGAAATTTGCATAAAACGTCTCAAATAGTGGCTCTAAATTTTGAAGGTAAATTTCCGGATAATTATAATGACTTATTAGAATTAAAAGGAATTGGCGAATATACAGCTGCAGCTATTGCTTCTTTTGCATACAATGAAAACGTTCCTGTGGTTGATGGAAATGTTTTTCGTGTTTTGTCTCGTTACTTTAATATTGAAACTGATATTGCTTCTTCTGGAGCAAAAAAAGAATTCACAGCTTTAGCCAAAGAATTATTACCCGATGGAAAAACAAATTTATTCAATCAAGCAATAATGGAATTTGGAGCTTTACAATGTGTTCCAAAAAATCCAAATTGTGAAAATTGTGTTTTGAATTCTAGTTGTTTGGCTTTGAAGTTTAAAAAAGTATCCGATTTGCCCATTAAATTAAAGAAAACAAAAGTCCAAAAGCGTTTCTTTAATTATTTGATTTTTAAAGATGCGATTGGAAATACAATACTTCAAAAAAGAACTCAAAAAGGAATTTGGCATAATCTATATGAGTTTTCTTTGATTGAAACACTTGATGAGACAAGTGATTTGGAAGTAATGGAATTAATAGAAAGACAAAATTTTATCAAAAATCAAATTGAAAATATAAAGTTGTTGAATCCCATAAAAATAAATCATAAGCTTTCTCACCAACATTTATCTGTTTCATTTTGGGAAGTTCAAGTTGAAGGGAAAATTGAAAACGGAATTGACTACAAATCAGCGCTAAACTTTCCGTTTCCAATAGTCATTTATAATTTTATTTCAAAAAATTGGAAATAA
- a CDS encoding gliding motility-associated protein GldE: protein MDPEPSLSYMQSIDTNLILGIIGVLILLFLSAMISAAEVALFSLSPNDMNKLFDENPRKGDLVSNLIQKPKKLLATLLLANNFLNIGVVILFSMVGDSLFVGIASPIIKFIVEVILITFLILLFGEVLPKIYASRNNVKFSVKLATPLFILDKALSPISLPMRNITVFLHNKFGNQKGSISVDQLSQALELTSDDDTTQEEQKILEGIVSFGNTDTKQVMSPRIDIFGLDIEETFAEIYPKIVEKGYSRIPVFNENIDDIKGVLFVKDLIPHIHKKEFDWKSLIREPFFVPENKKLDDLLKDFQSMKSHLAIVVDEYGGTSGLVSLEDIIEEIVGDISDEFDDENINFSQIDDKNYLFEGKITLKDFYRIIDVDEDLFESKKGEAETLAGFILENLGNFPRKGQKIHFSNLYFTIETVDKRRIKQIKVTLE from the coding sequence TTGGATCCGGAACCCAGTCTTAGTTATATGCAAAGCATTGACACTAATTTAATTTTAGGAATTATTGGTGTTTTAATTTTATTATTTCTTTCTGCAATGATTTCGGCAGCCGAAGTAGCTTTGTTTTCTCTCAGTCCAAACGACATGAATAAATTATTTGATGAAAATCCCAGAAAAGGTGATTTGGTTTCAAATTTAATTCAAAAGCCCAAAAAACTCCTAGCAACATTACTTTTAGCAAATAATTTTCTCAACATTGGCGTTGTAATATTATTTTCTATGGTTGGAGATTCGCTTTTTGTCGGAATCGCTTCGCCAATTATAAAGTTTATAGTTGAAGTAATTTTGATTACTTTTTTAATATTGCTTTTCGGAGAAGTATTGCCAAAAATTTATGCTAGTAGAAATAACGTGAAATTTTCGGTTAAATTAGCAACACCATTATTTATATTAGATAAAGCGTTATCGCCAATAAGTTTACCAATGAGAAACATTACTGTTTTTTTGCACAACAAGTTTGGCAATCAAAAAGGCAGTATTTCGGTGGATCAATTATCACAAGCATTAGAGTTAACCTCGGACGATGATACAACTCAAGAAGAGCAAAAAATTCTAGAAGGAATCGTTTCTTTTGGTAATACCGATACCAAGCAAGTAATGAGCCCAAGAATTGATATATTTGGTTTGGATATTGAAGAAACTTTTGCTGAAATTTATCCAAAAATTGTTGAAAAAGGGTATTCTAGAATTCCAGTTTTTAATGAAAATATAGATGATATAAAAGGAGTTCTTTTTGTTAAAGATTTGATTCCACATATTCATAAAAAAGAGTTTGACTGGAAAAGTTTGATTAGAGAACCATTTTTTGTTCCAGAAAATAAAAAATTAGATGATTTGCTTAAAGATTTTCAATCAATGAAAAGTCACTTAGCAATTGTTGTAGATGAATATGGAGGAACTTCTGGACTGGTTTCATTAGAAGATATTATTGAGGAAATAGTAGGAGATATTTCAGATGAGTTTGATGATGAAAACATCAATTTTTCTCAAATTGATGATAAAAATTATCTTTTTGAAGGAAAGATTACACTGAAAGACTTTTATAGAATTATTGATGTAGATGAAGATTTATTTGAAAGTAAAAAAGGTGAAGCAGAAACTTTAGCAGGCTTTATTTTGGAGAATCTTGGAAATTTTCCAAGAAAAGGTCAAAAAATTCATTTTTCAAATCTTTATTTTACCATTGAAACAGTTGATAAAAGAAGAATAAAACAAATAAAAGTAACGTTAGAATAA
- a CDS encoding ribonuclease E/G, producing MNKELIIRSSEGAVDFALLKDGKLIELHKEQETSNFLVGDIFIAKIRKPVAGLNAAFVNVGYEKDAFLHYHDLGPSFNSYMKFIKLVSAGKLKDFSLKNFQFEKEIDKNGSIADLISANQSVLVQVVKEPISTKGPRISAELSFAGRYVVLVPFSDRVSVSQKIESKEEKDRLKKLVQSIKQKGFGVIVRTVAEGKSIAELEKDLQSLMNRWTAMCKKLPTAHHPSKVLGELNKASSILRDVFNDTFTSILTDDQELYQETKDYLAEIAPEKQKIVKLYQSKDVPLFEKYHIERQIKTSFGRTVSMSKGAYLIIEHTEALHVIDVNSGNRSNKASNQEDTALEVNMIAAAEIARQLRLRDMGGIIVVDFIDMQNPDNRKVLYDFLKLEMDDDKAKHKILPPSKFGLVQITRQRVRPEVNIETREENPNNLSSDVEAPISIIDNITSDLEKIIKDHKKIKLNVHPFVAAYLKKGFPSLRSKWLFEHKKWVKIIPRDAYTYLEYHFFDEEGKKI from the coding sequence GTGAATAAAGAACTAATTATTAGATCTAGTGAAGGTGCTGTAGATTTTGCCTTATTAAAAGATGGAAAACTCATTGAATTACATAAAGAACAAGAAACAAGCAACTTCTTAGTTGGCGATATTTTTATTGCCAAAATAAGGAAACCAGTTGCCGGATTAAATGCTGCTTTTGTAAATGTTGGCTACGAAAAAGATGCCTTTTTACACTATCATGATTTAGGTCCAAGTTTCAATTCTTATATGAAATTCATAAAACTTGTAAGCGCAGGTAAACTAAAAGATTTCTCCCTAAAAAATTTCCAATTTGAAAAAGAGATTGATAAAAATGGTTCTATTGCTGATTTAATCAGTGCAAACCAATCAGTTTTAGTTCAAGTGGTCAAAGAACCTATTTCTACAAAAGGTCCAAGGATAAGTGCAGAACTTTCCTTTGCTGGTCGATATGTAGTATTGGTTCCTTTTTCGGATAGAGTTTCTGTTTCTCAAAAAATAGAATCAAAAGAAGAAAAAGACCGTTTGAAAAAACTAGTTCAATCAATTAAACAAAAAGGATTTGGGGTTATTGTGAGAACAGTAGCCGAAGGCAAAAGTATAGCCGAATTAGAAAAAGATTTGCAGTCATTAATGAATAGATGGACTGCAATGTGTAAAAAATTACCAACTGCTCATCATCCGTCAAAAGTATTAGGAGAGTTAAACAAAGCTTCTTCAATATTAAGAGATGTTTTTAATGATACTTTTACTAGTATATTAACAGACGATCAGGAGTTGTACCAAGAAACAAAGGACTATTTAGCCGAAATAGCTCCGGAGAAACAAAAAATAGTTAAACTTTATCAATCCAAAGATGTTCCGCTTTTTGAAAAATATCACATTGAGCGACAAATAAAAACATCCTTTGGAAGAACTGTTTCCATGAGCAAAGGTGCGTATCTAATTATAGAACACACTGAAGCTCTTCACGTTATTGACGTAAATAGTGGAAATCGCTCAAACAAAGCTTCTAACCAAGAAGACACAGCTTTAGAAGTTAATATGATTGCAGCAGCAGAAATTGCTCGCCAACTACGACTTCGAGATATGGGTGGAATTATTGTTGTCGATTTTATCGATATGCAAAATCCAGACAATCGAAAAGTGTTGTATGATTTCTTGAAACTAGAAATGGATGACGATAAAGCCAAACATAAAATCTTACCGCCAAGTAAATTTGGATTAGTTCAAATAACACGTCAACGCGTAAGACCAGAAGTCAATATTGAAACAAGAGAAGAAAACCCAAACAATCTATCGAGTGATGTGGAAGCACCGATTTCGATAATTGATAACATTACTTCTGATCTTGAAAAAATTATTAAAGACCATAAAAAGATAAAACTAAATGTGCATCCTTTTGTGGCAGCATACCTTAAAAAAGGTTTTCCATCTTTACGTTCAAAATGGCTTTTTGAACATAAAAAATGGGTGAAAATCATACCTCGTGACGCTTACACGTATCTAGAATATCATTTCTTCGACGAAGAAGGAAAGAAAATATAG
- a CDS encoding HU family DNA-binding protein, with the protein MIFKYERKMTKADIVAKISEKLGLEKGDVQATVEAFMEEVKNSLETGDNVYLRGFGSFIIKTRAEKTGRNISKNTTIKIPAHNIPAFKPAKVFVESVKTNTEIAV; encoded by the coding sequence ATAATATTTAAATACGAAAGAAAAATGACGAAAGCAGATATCGTAGCTAAGATTTCAGAAAAATTAGGTCTTGAAAAAGGTGATGTTCAAGCAACAGTTGAAGCATTTATGGAAGAGGTAAAAAACTCTTTAGAAACTGGAGATAATGTTTATTTAAGAGGTTTCGGAAGCTTTATTATCAAAACTAGAGCAGAAAAAACAGGAAGAAACATTTCTAAAAACACCACAATCAAAATCCCTGCACACAATATTCCAGCATTTAAACCTGCTAAAGTATTTGTAGAGTCTGTAAAAACAAATACTGAAATCGCAGTATAA
- a CDS encoding single-stranded DNA-binding protein: MSSGTLNKVMLIGHLGDEIKMHYFEGGNCIGRFPLATNEVYINKQTNEKITSTEWHNLVVRNKAAEICEKYLSKGDKIYVEGRIKSRQWQAEDGTTKYTTEIQVTEFTFLTTKKEIEGSKNNQNIESKNTTFDTPNPENDLPF; encoded by the coding sequence ATGAGTAGTGGAACCTTGAATAAAGTAATGCTAATTGGTCATCTTGGTGACGAAATTAAGATGCACTATTTTGAAGGAGGAAATTGCATTGGAAGATTTCCTTTGGCTACTAATGAAGTTTACATTAACAAACAAACCAATGAAAAAATAACTTCTACCGAATGGCACAATTTGGTAGTAAGAAATAAAGCTGCTGAAATTTGTGAAAAATATTTATCAAAAGGTGATAAAATTTATGTAGAAGGAAGAATTAAATCGAGACAATGGCAAGCTGAAGATGGAACAACAAAATATACAACAGAAATTCAAGTAACTGAATTTACTTTTTTGACAACCAAAAAAGAGATTGAAGGTTCAAAAAATAATCAAAACATTGAGTCAAAAAACACTACTTTTGACACACCAAATCCCGAAAACGATTTACCATTTTAA